In the Profundibacter amoris genome, ATCGCCGTTTGCTTCCCGCCGCATCCGCACCTGCGCGGGTGCAAAAGGCATCAGCCCGCGCCCGTTCGGGGTGAATGTTTTGGCCTGCATGATCGCATTCGATGGGGCAGCGCTGGCCGGACCGATACGCCAGTTCCACGGCAGGCCGAGATCGGCCTCGGCAATGGAGAGCGGCTGGATGCCGGAGCCCAACATTACAACCCGCGCTCCGGTTGGTGCGGGGCTGCCCATGGCATCGCCAGTGCCGCGCTGGCCGCGTAGCAGGCGAGTCAGGCGATAACGGCCCATGGCGACCAGTTCGGCATTGCCGAACTGGATGACTTCCCAAGTACCGGGCGCGCTTTCAACCGCCAGCGCATTGGCTCCGGCGAACAATTCCGTATCGGTAACGCTGGTCAGTGTGCCGGAGGAAACATCCAGCAGCAGCTCATTGCCATGATCGATCCGGTTGATCGGACCGGCAAGCAGATCCACAACCAGCGCGCCGATCTGCGCGGCCTGAGCAATAGTGTCCAGCAGGGCAAAACCCGAGGTGTCCGCACTGCGCCATACGGCGGCCGTGCCATACCATGGTTTAGCGAATACGGCGGCATAAGGTCGATACGCCGGAACAGCATCGTCAAGCTGCGGCAGGTCCATCAGGGCAATTTCCGCCGGACCATAAACGGTGGCTCCGGGCAGGCTCGCCGGGCGATATTGCCCCGGTGGCAGGTCGTAAATGGCGGCGTCGGTGCGGGTTGCCTCAATGGAGCGTGCACCTGCATCGCCGATGCGGGTGATGCGATAGTCGATCAGGCGGCCATCATTATCCAGACTGACTACATCGCCGGGATCGAGCGACAAGCGTGACGGCGGCAGCTTGGCCGTCAATGTTTCGCGCCCGACCCAGGCTTCCATCAGGGCACGACGGCAACGCCGGTCGGCCTCTTCCAGCGACACCGCCAGCGGGAAGCTCTCCGAGGCCACGCGGGCGGCCTCCACCGTGACGCGGCGCGCCTCGACAGTGGCGGCATCATACTCCTCGTCGGGGCGCACCAACTGCCATTTGAGCGCTTGTGGCAGTTCGGTTTCCTGTCCGCGTGTCAGTTCCATGACATCGCCTTGCGCAGCCACCATATCGTCGGGTTTGATTGTGGCGGTGGCCCGCTGCCCGCGCGTCACAAACCGGATGATGCCACCGCTTTCCACCGCATCAAACCCGAAATGCCGCGCCAGCGTCGAGATCGAGGCCCGCGGGCTTTCCAGAGCGGAAATTGCAAAGCCCGGAACCGTATCCGACAATTCACTCACGTCGATTAGGCTGTCGTCCAGCCCCGCGCGGCGGCACAACTCGCGCACCAACGCGCCAAGCCCTACCGCCCCGAGCCGCCCGTTCAACCAATGCCCGAGCCGCCAGTTGGGTGCATCGGCCCAGACATCCTCGCGGGCGGGGAAATCCGGATAAGGCCGCGCGTCCCATGTCCAGACAGCCGCCTCGCCCATGTCGATCATCGGCGCGGTGTACACGCTGCTGGTCGGATTGTTGGCCGCCTCACCCCAATAGCCCAGCATCGCTTCGATATAGCGCCGCTGGATGGCTTCGTCCTGCCAGCCCCGCGAAAAGTACGGCAAGGCGCTTTCGGTCGACTTCGGGTCATAGAATACATTCGGCTGGTTGGTGGCGCGATCGACCGCCGGGCAGCCGAGTTCGGTAAAGCGGATCGGCTTTGATTGCGGCACCCAGCTGGTGGGGGATGCGCTTTCCACCCCGCCTGGCCGGTCGTGATGGGGCAGCGTCCACCATGACCGGATGTCCTTGGGGCGAAATACCCATGGCTTGGCATAGGCCCCGTCGGTAATGGGCGTGCGGTTTTGGGCGCTGCGATCCGCATCCGAGGCATAATACCACTCAAACCCTTCGCCGCCCTCGATATTGCCGCGTAGATAGTCGAGATCACGAATTGAATTCCAGCCCGCCTGCGCATCGGCGTGTTCAAAGCCATCGCGCCAGTCGGACAGCGGCAGGTAATTGTCGATGCCGATGAAATCTATATCCGGATCGGCCCACAATGGATCGAGGTGATAGAACAAATCACCCGAGCCATCCGTCGGCTGGTGTCCAAAATATTCCGACCAGTCGGCGGCGTAGCTGATGGCGGTGCTGGGACCGAGAATACCGGCTACATCACCGGCCAGTTGCGTCAATGCAGATACGACCGGATAGGTGCTTGCCCCGTCCCGAATTGTGGTTAGCCCGCGCAATTCCGATCCGATCAGGAAAGTGTCCACCCCGCCAGCCGCTGCGCAGAGATGGGCGTAGTGCAGGATCATGCGGCGATAGCCCCAGTCGGTGCCGCCGGTCCAGGAGACGGCCTCGCCGCTGATGGCAAAATCGGATTCCTGCGCATTGCCGAAGAATGCGGAAACCTGCGTGGCCGCAGTGGCTGTCTTGTCCGCGGTTCCCGCATAGCCCGCCGCCGGAGAACAGGTGATCCGGCCGCGCCATGGGTAAGAGGGTTGGCCAGTTGTGGCCGCGTTGTCCGAATACGGATCGGGCAGCGTATTGCCTGCCGGAATGTCCATCAGCAGGAACGGATAAAACGTGACCCGCAACCCGCGCGCTTTGATTTCCTGAATGGCCTGCACGACGGCAAAATCCGCTGGCGTGCCGCCATAGGCCGTGCGGCCTTTGGTATCGAGGCTGATCACATGGGCACCGGCACGTGTCACGCCATTTAGCGCCCAGATCTTTGGCGTGGTCACTTTGGTGGTGTTCTCGACTCCGGGCATGATCTGGCAGTTCCCGGCGCGCAGATCGGTGCCGAACCATGAAACCACAAGCGAGATGCTCTCGATATTCGGCGCGGCGGCCTGCAACTGGTCGAGCGCCGCGATGATATCGGGCACGGCATTGGTTGTGTGAACGTTTTCCGATGAGGTACTGCCGCCGGTTCCGCGAGACACCGGTTCCGTGGCATAGACAAATTCGCCAGTGCCCGGGATCAGGGTGACGGCGCGGATCATGCCTTCGGCGGTGTCGGGTTCAACAACGGGGTGGAAGACCTCAAAAGACAGCTGCGGGATGCGATTGCCGAATTGCTCCAGCGGCAATTCCTCGAACATCACATAGGCGGTGCCGCGATAGGCGGGGGCATTTCCCGTACCCATTTTTGTCTCGATGAACGGGTCCGGTTGCTGGGTCTCGTCGCCGGTGTAAATCCGCCACGTGACGCCGGAGAGATCGAGCGGTTTGCCATCGGCCCAGATGCGCCCGATCCCGGTGATGGGTCCCTCGCACAGGGCTACCGCGAAAGACGCGGAATAAAGATAGGCCGTGGTGGTCACCTTCGGCCCGCCGCCCTTGCCGCCACCTTGGGTGGTCGTGTTCACCGTTTCGGTAAAATC is a window encoding:
- a CDS encoding baseplate multidomain protein megatron; this translates as MASILLASAGAAIGGSIGGAILGVSAATIGGAIGSFAGSMIDSWIVSSLAPGQRIEGQRLENLTLTTSTEGAVIPRIYGRMRIGGNIIWATDFTETVNTTTQGGGKGGGPKVTTTAYLYSASFAVALCEGPITGIGRIWADGKPLDLSGVTWRIYTGDETQQPDPFIETKMGTGNAPAYRGTAYVMFEELPLEQFGNRIPQLSFEVFHPVVEPDTAEGMIRAVTLIPGTGEFVYATEPVSRGTGGSTSSENVHTTNAVPDIIAALDQLQAAAPNIESISLVVSWFGTDLRAGNCQIMPGVENTTKVTTPKIWALNGVTRAGAHVISLDTKGRTAYGGTPADFAVVQAIQEIKARGLRVTFYPFLLMDIPAGNTLPDPYSDNAATTGQPSYPWRGRITCSPAAGYAGTADKTATAATQVSAFFGNAQESDFAISGEAVSWTGGTDWGYRRMILHYAHLCAAAGGVDTFLIGSELRGLTTIRDGASTYPVVSALTQLAGDVAGILGPSTAISYAADWSEYFGHQPTDGSGDLFYHLDPLWADPDIDFIGIDNYLPLSDWRDGFEHADAQAGWNSIRDLDYLRGNIEGGEGFEWYYASDADRSAQNRTPITDGAYAKPWVFRPKDIRSWWTLPHHDRPGGVESASPTSWVPQSKPIRFTELGCPAVDRATNQPNVFYDPKSTESALPYFSRGWQDEAIQRRYIEAMLGYWGEAANNPTSSVYTAPMIDMGEAAVWTWDARPYPDFPAREDVWADAPNWRLGHWLNGRLGAVGLGALVRELCRRAGLDDSLIDVSELSDTVPGFAISALESPRASISTLARHFGFDAVESGGIIRFVTRGQRATATIKPDDMVAAQGDVMELTRGQETELPQALKWQLVRPDEEYDAATVEARRVTVEAARVASESFPLAVSLEEADRRCRRALMEAWVGRETLTAKLPPSRLSLDPGDVVSLDNDGRLIDYRITRIGDAGARSIEATRTDAAIYDLPPGQYRPASLPGATVYGPAEIALMDLPQLDDAVPAYRPYAAVFAKPWYGTAAVWRSADTSGFALLDTIAQAAQIGALVVDLLAGPINRIDHGNELLLDVSSGTLTSVTDTELFAGANALAVESAPGTWEVIQFGNAELVAMGRYRLTRLLRGQRGTGDAMGSPAPTGARVVMLGSGIQPLSIAEADLGLPWNWRIGPASAAPSNAIMQAKTFTPNGRGLMPFAPAQVRMRREANGDLTLRWLRCDRSLSADSWVLTDVPMSEATEAYGLEFLDGVTVKRSLTIATPVFTYTAAMQSADFGGPVSSLFIRITQIGALGRGVPLAQILTVKESL